A region from the Camelus ferus isolate YT-003-E chromosome 1, BCGSAC_Cfer_1.0, whole genome shotgun sequence genome encodes:
- the CSTA gene encoding cystatin-A: MMPGGLTEAKPATPEIQEIANSVKSQLEEKTNEAYEEFEAVEYKTQVVAGVNYYIKVRVGENKYIHLKIFKSLPQQDQSLTLTGYQTDKNKDDELTGF, translated from the exons ATGATGCCTGGAGGCTTAACTGAAGCCAAGCCTGCCACTCCAGAAATCCAGGAGATTGCTAACTCG gtTAAATCACAGcttgaagaaaaaacaaatgaggcTTATGAAGAATTTGAAGCTGTAGAATATAAAACCCAAGTGGTTGCTGGAGTAAATTACTACATTAAG gTACGAGTAGGTGAGAATAAATATATTCacctaaaaatattcaaaagtctTCCTCAACAAGATCAGTCTTTGACACTTACTGGTTACCAGACTGACAAAAACAAGGACGACGAGCTGACGGGCTTTTAG